A genomic region of Streptosporangium lutulentum contains the following coding sequences:
- a CDS encoding amino acid adenylation domain-containing protein has product MNAGPDRVAVRSADSSVTYAELAAAAGGIRHLVAAAGGRPGARVGLLTGHDAKTVAAVLGTLLTGCVYVPLDPSYPVPRLAYMLGDADVSVLVTTRRHEALARTLLGERSCEVVFVEDAIPTAPAIAGSIDPDGLAYLRYTSGSTGVPKGVAQSHRNLAHCVDNQIESLSITSEDRLSLLASVSFDASIPDIYPALLAGATVVPIDVRALGPDELVRHLAELGVTVYHSTPTLYRYVLDALGSHGRLPSIRTVLLGGERVTRSDVIAGRGRFADACAFVNGYGATEATFVAHYRTSFDSPAEPETGPSLPIGHALPGYEVVLLDPRPGEGEAEGVGEIAVRSPYLALGYWRDPERTAERFTTDDDGRRVYRTGDLGRELPDGTLVCLGRRDRQIKVRGFRVEPAEVEAHLAGQPGVARAVVTLAGDRLVAHVQPSAAAVLDPAAMRRTAAEVLPDHLVPAAIVVLDALPLTPTGKVDVQALPAPGPARDGERPATPAETTVHDAWCEVLGVARIGVTEPFFDAGGHSLLLGRLQRLLAAAFGTPVSMMTLFEHTTVRAQARALAAPDDTSPAPGDAPPLRPAVAELPGPDDDTLDGHIAVVGLACRFPGAPGPAAFWSVLSDGVDAIWDYSDAELRELGVGESLLADPAHVKAGGKLDGVADFDAEFFGFGAEEAARTDPQHRLFLETAWEALEDAGYDPDRFDGQIGVFASAAANRYFLFHLFGNPAAGTPADPDDWEGRLLSHQGSDHLPGQVAYRIGLTGPAIAVQSACSSSLVAVCLAAQSLADHRCDLALAGGVTVTWPRHRHTPGGMVSSDGRCRAFDAAADGSGFSSGSGVVALKRLADAMADGDHVYAVIPGWAIGNDGAARAGFAVPGLAGQVAAVTEALEDAEISPDEVGMVEAHGSGTPLGDAIEVEALTRAYLAAGARSTGGCALGAVKTNIGHTDAASGIAGFIKAVLSVRHRQIPGNLHLTSPNPQLDLDRGPFYLPTKTTDWPAGRRRVAGVSAIGIGGTGAHVLVAEAPEPPAAAPASGRRYLFPVSARSPEALRAAIVRLRDHLADNPHLSPADVAYTLTAGRRSFAHRVVVECGSLAEAITALDPDRLSSQAHTPETPPSGPAVPGRRIPLPTYPFQRQRHWIDLPGGTR; this is encoded by the coding sequence GTGAACGCCGGCCCCGACCGCGTCGCGGTGCGTTCTGCCGATTCCTCGGTCACCTACGCCGAACTGGCCGCCGCCGCCGGGGGAATCAGGCACCTCGTCGCCGCCGCGGGAGGCCGCCCGGGGGCACGCGTCGGCCTGTTGACCGGCCACGACGCAAAAACCGTCGCCGCCGTTCTGGGAACCCTGCTCACCGGCTGCGTCTACGTTCCGCTGGACCCGTCGTACCCCGTGCCGCGGCTGGCGTACATGCTCGGCGACGCCGACGTTTCCGTGCTGGTCACCACGCGGAGACACGAGGCACTCGCCCGGACCCTCCTGGGAGAGCGGTCCTGCGAGGTGGTCTTCGTCGAAGACGCGATCCCGACGGCCCCGGCGATCGCCGGATCGATCGATCCCGACGGCCTGGCCTACCTGCGATACACCTCAGGATCCACCGGCGTGCCCAAGGGCGTGGCCCAGAGCCACCGCAACCTGGCGCACTGCGTCGACAACCAGATCGAAAGCCTGTCGATCACCTCCGAGGACCGGCTCAGCCTGCTCGCCTCGGTCAGCTTCGACGCCTCCATCCCGGACATCTACCCCGCCCTGCTGGCGGGCGCGACCGTGGTGCCGATCGACGTCCGCGCCCTCGGGCCGGACGAACTGGTGCGGCACCTGGCCGAGCTGGGGGTGACCGTCTACCACTCCACCCCGACGCTCTACCGTTACGTGCTCGACGCGCTGGGGTCCCATGGCCGGCTGCCCTCGATACGCACCGTTCTGCTGGGCGGCGAGCGGGTGACCCGGTCCGACGTGATCGCGGGCCGGGGGCGTTTCGCCGACGCCTGTGCTTTCGTCAACGGTTACGGTGCCACCGAGGCCACCTTCGTGGCCCACTACCGGACCTCTTTCGACTCGCCGGCCGAGCCGGAGACCGGACCCTCGCTGCCGATCGGGCACGCTCTGCCGGGCTACGAGGTGGTGCTGCTGGACCCCCGCCCCGGCGAGGGCGAGGCCGAGGGCGTGGGCGAGATCGCCGTCCGCAGCCCGTACCTGGCACTGGGGTACTGGCGGGATCCGGAGCGCACCGCCGAACGGTTCACCACCGACGACGACGGCAGGCGGGTCTACCGCACCGGAGACCTCGGGCGTGAGCTCCCCGACGGCACGCTGGTCTGCCTCGGCAGACGCGATCGGCAGATCAAGGTGCGCGGGTTCCGCGTCGAACCGGCCGAGGTCGAGGCGCACCTGGCGGGGCAGCCGGGGGTGGCCAGAGCCGTGGTCACGCTCGCCGGCGACAGGCTCGTCGCCCACGTCCAGCCCTCCGCCGCCGCCGTACTGGATCCGGCCGCGATGCGGCGGACCGCGGCCGAGGTCCTCCCCGACCATCTGGTGCCCGCGGCGATCGTGGTGCTCGACGCGCTGCCGCTCACCCCGACCGGCAAGGTGGACGTCCAGGCCCTGCCCGCGCCGGGCCCCGCCCGCGACGGCGAACGGCCCGCCACCCCCGCCGAGACCACCGTGCACGACGCCTGGTGCGAGGTGCTCGGCGTGGCCCGGATCGGCGTGACCGAGCCGTTCTTCGACGCGGGCGGCCACTCCCTGCTCCTGGGACGGCTTCAGCGGCTGCTGGCCGCCGCGTTCGGGACACCGGTATCGATGATGACCCTGTTCGAGCACACCACGGTGCGCGCCCAGGCCCGTGCCCTGGCCGCTCCGGACGACACGTCGCCCGCTCCGGGTGACGCGCCACCCCTCCGGCCCGCCGTCGCGGAGCTCCCCGGCCCCGACGACGACACCCTCGACGGGCACATCGCCGTGGTCGGCCTGGCCTGCAGGTTCCCCGGCGCACCCGGCCCCGCCGCCTTCTGGTCCGTGCTGTCCGACGGGGTGGACGCCATCTGGGACTACTCGGACGCGGAGCTGCGCGAGCTGGGCGTCGGGGAGTCGTTGCTGGCCGACCCCGCGCACGTGAAAGCCGGCGGGAAGCTGGACGGGGTGGCGGACTTCGACGCGGAGTTCTTCGGATTCGGCGCGGAGGAGGCCGCCCGCACCGATCCGCAGCACCGGCTGTTCCTGGAGACGGCCTGGGAGGCCCTGGAGGACGCCGGCTACGACCCTGACCGGTTCGACGGCCAGATCGGCGTGTTCGCCTCCGCCGCGGCCAACCGGTACTTCCTGTTCCACCTGTTCGGCAACCCCGCCGCCGGAACGCCGGCCGACCCCGACGACTGGGAGGGACGGCTCCTGTCCCACCAGGGCTCCGACCACCTGCCGGGACAGGTCGCCTACCGGATCGGCCTGACCGGCCCGGCGATCGCGGTGCAGAGCGCCTGCTCCAGCTCCCTGGTCGCGGTCTGCCTGGCCGCCCAGAGCCTCGCCGACCACCGCTGTGACCTCGCGCTCGCGGGCGGTGTCACCGTCACCTGGCCGAGGCACCGGCACACCCCCGGCGGGATGGTCTCCTCCGACGGCCGGTGCCGCGCGTTCGACGCCGCGGCCGACGGCTCGGGGTTCTCCAGCGGGAGCGGCGTGGTGGCGCTGAAGCGGCTCGCGGACGCCATGGCCGACGGCGACCACGTGTACGCCGTGATCCCCGGCTGGGCGATCGGCAACGACGGCGCCGCGCGGGCCGGCTTCGCCGTACCGGGCCTGGCCGGGCAGGTGGCCGCGGTGACCGAGGCCCTGGAGGACGCGGAGATCTCCCCCGACGAGGTCGGCATGGTGGAGGCCCACGGCAGCGGCACACCGCTGGGAGACGCCATCGAGGTGGAGGCGCTGACCCGCGCCTATCTCGCGGCCGGCGCGCGGAGCACCGGAGGATGCGCGCTGGGTGCGGTCAAGACCAACATCGGCCACACGGACGCCGCCTCCGGAATCGCGGGGTTCATCAAGGCGGTCCTGTCGGTACGGCACCGGCAGATCCCCGGCAACCTGCACCTCACCTCCCCCAACCCCCAGCTCGACCTGGACCGTGGACCGTTCTACCTGCCCACCAAGACGACGGACTGGCCCGCCGGCCGCCGGCGCGTCGCGGGGGTCAGCGCGATCGGCATCGGCGGCACCGGCGCGCACGTCCTGGTGGCCGAGGCGCCGGAGCCGCCGGCCGCGGCGCCCGCCTCCGGGCGCCGGTACCTGTTCCCCGTCTCCGCCCGCTCCCCCGAGGCCCTGCGCGCCGCGATCGTACGGCTCCGCGACCACCTCGCCGACAACCCGCACCTGTCACCGGCCGACGTGGCCTACACCCTGACGGCCGGACGCCGTTCCTTCGCCCACCGGGTCGTCGTGGAGTGCGGCAGCCTCGCCGAGGCGATCACCGCACTCGACCCCGACCGGCTGTCGTCCCAGGCTCACACGCCGGAGACGCCGCCCTCCGGCCCCGCCGTCCCAGGCCGGCGGATACCCCTGCCGACCTACCCCTTCCAGCGGCAGCGCCACTGGATCGACCTGCCGGGAGGCACCCGATGA
- a CDS encoding thioesterase II family protein encodes MTTLTARWFRCSQPLPRAAFRLFCLPYAGAGAGVFHPWPSALAPGVEVVGIQLPGRENRIVEPAEIDLSELATAVADAAAADNRPYALYGHSLGARLAFEVVRLLRRADAPLPVRMYVGAARAPHLSGSAMFDGLSLLSDDELVARVVAGGGVPEAVADEPELLELLLPALRADFTWLDDYVYQPEPPLPVAITAFAGTLDRAVSVEQVAAWEQHTTAGFVLHRIDGDHFFLQDRLTDLTALLTADLMTAGGVR; translated from the coding sequence ATGACCACCCTGACGGCTCGTTGGTTCCGGTGCTCACAGCCGTTGCCGCGCGCGGCGTTCCGGCTGTTCTGCCTGCCGTACGCCGGTGCGGGCGCGGGCGTGTTCCATCCGTGGCCGTCCGCCCTCGCTCCCGGCGTGGAAGTCGTGGGCATCCAGTTGCCGGGCAGGGAGAACCGGATCGTCGAGCCGGCCGAGATCGACCTGTCCGAGCTGGCCACCGCGGTCGCCGACGCCGCGGCCGCCGACAACCGTCCCTACGCGCTGTACGGGCACTCGCTGGGCGCGCGGCTCGCGTTCGAGGTGGTACGGCTGCTGCGCCGTGCCGATGCGCCCCTGCCGGTCCGGATGTACGTGGGCGCCGCCCGCGCGCCGCACCTGAGCGGGTCGGCCATGTTCGACGGGCTCTCCCTCCTCTCCGACGACGAGCTGGTCGCCCGGGTCGTGGCCGGAGGCGGCGTGCCCGAGGCGGTCGCCGACGAACCGGAACTGCTGGAGCTGCTGCTGCCGGCGCTGCGGGCGGACTTCACCTGGCTGGACGACTACGTGTACCAGCCAGAACCGCCGCTTCCGGTGGCGATCACGGCCTTCGCCGGCACCCTCGACCGGGCCGTCTCGGTGGAACAGGTGGCCGCGTGGGAACAGCACACCACCGCCGGGTTCGTCCTGCACCGCATCGACGGCGACCACTTCTTCCTCCAGGACCGGCTGACGGATCTGACCGCCCTCCTGACGGCGGACCTCATGACCGCGGGCGGTGTGAGGTGA
- a CDS encoding lantibiotic dehydratase, producing MNLGDTGWSVWTDALLRTTGFPADGLNAFAAPSAAAAADDLLTGHGSTDAFDKALTEAITTGAQKICDIAADPLFREAVTWQNPGVLVALDGLLTGGPHATRNVRRRDRERAVLRYWQRYCAKNETIGFFGPVCWITVAPDTDQMVEIRTGAGLLRERRVFFEGWAMTAYADHLATDPRVRRWWPPALLPHLTLHERQILRPLQPPLPLSSPEAALLARCDGRTPAVNVVAELARPEDGYLLLERLVERELITWDAALPIGRDAEHELRTRIHAIGDPDLREQSLNGLDRLCAARDTVAAAAGDPDTLKTALATLDTEFTALTGAPPRRRDGQMYAGRTLCYEDTTRDLDTVIGTTLLNDLAAPLAITLTTARWLTHEIGSACRDVLRGLYDELREDTEGPVRLADLWYLAQGLLFAGGENPFRAVADDFARRWAELIGVSIAPEGDAPVRLSSADLAEPVARLFPAERPGWSSARIHSPDLQICATDVDAINRGDYQAVLGELHPAWAPFDSALFSPFHPDPDRLRAHYDLDLGPDRIRILYPEDYPRNTSRTGYGLVGPGDRQLGIDKARGADPDRLLPSTSVTVSDEDGALIATASDGHRWPLIEMFAGMLSTQLMDAFKLTLPLSHVPRITIDRLVITRETWRTTVADTGLATITDERERYLATRTWRGHLNLPDQVFVKIGTEVKPCYFDLTSPHYTGLLCTMLRTAGEDASVTVSEALPTPDQAWVPDHNGNRYFSELRLQITDPATADGVR from the coding sequence GTGAACCTGGGCGACACCGGCTGGTCGGTGTGGACCGACGCGCTGCTGCGCACCACCGGATTCCCCGCCGACGGACTGAACGCCTTCGCCGCACCCTCGGCCGCCGCAGCCGCCGACGACCTCCTGACCGGCCACGGCTCCACCGACGCCTTCGACAAGGCCCTGACCGAGGCGATCACCACCGGAGCGCAGAAGATCTGCGACATCGCCGCCGACCCGCTCTTTCGCGAAGCCGTCACCTGGCAGAACCCCGGCGTCCTCGTCGCCCTGGACGGCCTGCTCACCGGCGGCCCCCACGCCACCCGCAACGTCCGCCGCCGCGACCGCGAACGCGCCGTCCTGCGCTACTGGCAACGCTACTGCGCCAAAAACGAGACCATCGGCTTCTTCGGACCCGTCTGCTGGATCACCGTCGCCCCGGACACCGATCAGATGGTGGAGATCCGTACCGGAGCGGGCCTGCTGCGCGAACGCCGCGTGTTCTTCGAGGGCTGGGCGATGACCGCCTACGCCGACCACCTCGCCACCGACCCGCGCGTCCGCCGCTGGTGGCCACCCGCCCTCCTGCCGCACCTCACCCTGCACGAACGGCAGATCCTGCGGCCCCTGCAACCGCCCCTGCCGCTGTCCTCACCCGAGGCCGCCCTGCTGGCCCGCTGTGACGGACGCACCCCCGCCGTGAACGTGGTCGCCGAACTCGCCCGCCCCGAAGACGGCTACCTCCTCCTGGAACGACTGGTCGAGCGCGAGCTGATCACCTGGGACGCCGCCCTGCCCATCGGCCGCGACGCCGAACACGAACTCCGCACCCGCATCCACGCCATCGGCGACCCCGACCTGCGCGAACAGTCACTGAACGGCCTGGACCGGCTGTGCGCCGCCCGCGACACCGTCGCCGCCGCCGCCGGAGACCCCGACACCCTCAAAACCGCCCTCGCCACCCTCGACACCGAGTTCACCGCCCTGACCGGCGCCCCACCCCGCCGCCGCGACGGCCAGATGTACGCCGGCCGCACCCTCTGCTACGAAGACACCACCCGCGACCTCGACACCGTCATCGGCACCACCCTCCTGAACGACCTCGCAGCACCCCTCGCCATCACCCTCACCACCGCCCGCTGGCTCACCCATGAGATCGGTTCGGCCTGCCGGGACGTCCTGCGGGGCCTGTACGACGAGCTGAGGGAGGACACCGAGGGTCCGGTACGGCTGGCCGACCTGTGGTATCTCGCCCAGGGGCTGCTGTTCGCCGGTGGCGAGAATCCCTTTCGCGCGGTGGCAGATGACTTCGCCCGACGGTGGGCCGAGCTGATCGGCGTGTCGATCGCACCCGAGGGCGACGCCCCGGTCCGGTTGTCCTCCGCCGACCTGGCCGAGCCCGTGGCCCGGCTCTTCCCCGCCGAGCGGCCCGGCTGGTCCAGCGCCCGGATCCACAGCCCCGACCTGCAGATCTGCGCCACCGACGTCGACGCGATCAACCGCGGCGACTACCAGGCGGTCCTCGGCGAACTGCATCCGGCGTGGGCGCCGTTCGACAGCGCCCTGTTCAGCCCGTTCCACCCCGACCCCGATCGGCTACGCGCCCACTACGACCTCGATCTGGGGCCGGATCGAATCCGGATCCTGTATCCGGAGGACTACCCCCGCAACACCAGCCGCACCGGTTACGGGCTGGTCGGGCCCGGCGACCGGCAGCTGGGCATCGACAAGGCCCGCGGCGCCGACCCCGACCGGCTGTTGCCGTCCACCTCCGTCACCGTCTCCGACGAGGACGGCGCCCTGATCGCCACGGCGTCCGACGGGCACCGATGGCCGCTGATCGAGATGTTCGCCGGGATGCTCAGCACGCAGCTGATGGACGCGTTCAAGCTCACCCTGCCCCTCTCGCACGTCCCCCGGATCACCATCGACCGGCTGGTCATCACCCGCGAGACCTGGCGCACCACCGTCGCCGACACCGGACTGGCCACCATCACCGACGAACGCGAACGCTACCTCGCCACCCGCACCTGGCGAGGACACCTCAACCTGCCCGACCAGGTCTTCGTCAAGATCGGCACCGAAGTGAAACCCTGCTACTTCGACCTCACCAGCCCCCACTACACCGGCCTCCTGTGCACCATGCTCCGCACCGCCGGAGAAGACGCATCCGTAACGGTCAGCGAAGCCCTGCCCACCCCCGACCAGGCCTGGGTCCCCGACCACAACGGCAACCGCTACTTCAGCGAACTCCGCCTGCAGATCACCGACCCCGCCACCGCGGACGGTGTGAGGTGA
- a CDS encoding lantibiotic dehydratase, translating to MTKVNLGDTGWSVWTDALLRTTGFPADGLNAFAAPSAAAAADDLLTGHGSTDAFDKALTEAITAGAQKICDIAADPLFREAVTWQNPGVLVALDGLLSGGPHATRNVRRRDRERAVIRYWQRYCAKNETIGFFGPVCWITVGPHAPQALQVHAGAGLLRERRVFFEGWAMTAYADHLATDPHIRRWWPPTLLPHLTLHQRQILRPMQPPLPLTAPEAALLARCDGRTPAIDVVTELTRPEDGYLLLERLVERELITWDAALPISRDAEHELHTRIETIGDPLLRERSLTGLDRLCAARDTVAAAAGDPDTLKTALATLDTEFTALTGAPPRRRDGQMYAGRTLCYEDTTRDLDAVIGTTLLNDLAAPLAITLVAARWLTATLADAYGTALRELHDDLREGTDAPVRLADLMSLSQGLFWGTGRRPADAVAEEFTRRWESLFGLDGSDTPVRLSAADLAEPVARLFAAERPGWSTARIHSPDLQICATDVDAINRGDYQVVLGELHAAWPTFDSDLFTVWHPEVERLREQLTADVGRHRVRLLHPDTWPRYTGRVAASLTGATDRLLGFAAARSADPDRLLPSTSVTVSDEDGALIATASDGHRWPLIEMFAGMLNGLAVDAFKLTTPTPHVPRITIDRLVITRETWRTTVADTGLATITDERERYLATRTWRGHLNLPDQVFVKIGTEVKPCYFDLTSPHYTGLLCTMLRTAGEDASVTVSEALPTPDQAWVPDHNGNRYFSELRLQITDPATADGAR from the coding sequence GTGACGAAGGTGAACCTGGGCGACACCGGCTGGTCGGTGTGGACCGACGCGCTGCTGCGCACCACCGGATTCCCCGCCGACGGACTGAACGCCTTCGCCGCACCCTCGGCCGCCGCAGCCGCCGACGACCTCCTGACCGGCCACGGCTCCACCGACGCCTTCGACAAAGCCCTGACCGAAGCGATCACCGCCGGAGCGCAGAAGATCTGCGACATCGCCGCCGACCCGCTCTTTCGCGAAGCCGTCACCTGGCAGAACCCCGGCGTCCTCGTCGCCCTGGACGGCCTGCTCTCCGGCGGCCCCCACGCCACCCGCAACGTCCGCCGCCGCGACCGCGAACGCGCCGTCATCCGCTACTGGCAACGCTACTGCGCCAAAAACGAGACCATCGGCTTCTTCGGACCCGTCTGCTGGATCACCGTCGGCCCCCACGCCCCTCAGGCACTGCAGGTCCACGCAGGAGCGGGCCTGCTGCGCGAACGCCGGGTGTTCTTCGAAGGCTGGGCCATGACCGCCTACGCCGACCACCTCGCCACCGACCCGCACATCCGCCGATGGTGGCCACCCACCCTGCTCCCCCACCTCACCCTGCACCAACGACAGATCCTGCGCCCCATGCAACCGCCGCTGCCGTTGACGGCGCCGGAAGCGGCATTACTGGCCCGCTGCGACGGACGCACCCCCGCCATCGACGTCGTCACCGAACTCACCCGCCCCGAAGACGGCTACCTCCTCCTGGAACGACTCGTCGAACGCGAACTCATCACCTGGGACGCCGCCCTGCCCATCAGCCGCGACGCCGAACACGAACTCCACACCCGCATCGAAACCATCGGCGACCCCCTCCTCCGCGAACGATCACTCACCGGCCTGGACCGGCTGTGCGCCGCCCGCGACACCGTCGCCGCCGCCGCCGGAGACCCCGACACCCTCAAAACCGCCCTCGCCACCCTCGACACCGAGTTCACCGCCCTGACCGGCGCCCCACCCCGCCGCCGCGACGGCCAGATGTACGCCGGCCGCACCCTCTGCTACGAAGACACCACCCGCGACCTCGACGCCGTCATCGGCACCACCCTCCTGAACGACCTCGCAGCACCCCTCGCCATCACTCTCGTCGCCGCCCGCTGGCTGACGGCGACGCTGGCCGACGCATACGGGACGGCGCTGCGGGAGCTCCACGACGACCTGCGGGAGGGCACCGACGCCCCGGTGCGCCTGGCCGACCTGATGTCTCTGTCCCAGGGACTGTTCTGGGGAACCGGACGGCGTCCCGCGGACGCCGTCGCCGAGGAGTTCACCCGGCGCTGGGAGAGCCTGTTCGGCCTTGACGGGAGCGACACCCCTGTCCGGCTGTCCGCCGCCGACCTGGCCGAGCCCGTGGCCCGGCTCTTCGCCGCCGAGCGCCCCGGCTGGTCCACCGCCCGGATACACAGCCCCGACCTGCAGATCTGCGCCACCGACGTCGACGCGATCAACCGCGGCGACTACCAGGTGGTCCTCGGCGAACTGCACGCGGCGTGGCCGACGTTCGACAGCGATCTCTTCACCGTCTGGCACCCCGAGGTCGAACGGCTCCGGGAGCAGCTGACCGCCGACGTCGGGCGGCACAGGGTCCGGCTGCTCCATCCCGACACCTGGCCCCGGTACACCGGACGGGTCGCGGCGTCGCTCACCGGCGCCACCGACCGGCTGCTGGGGTTCGCCGCGGCGCGGAGCGCCGACCCCGACCGGCTGTTGCCGTCCACCTCGGTCACCGTCTCCGACGAGGACGGCGCCCTGATCGCCACGGCGTCCGACGGGCACCGATGGCCGCTGATCGAGATGTTCGCCGGGATGCTCAACGGACTCGCCGTCGACGCGTTCAAGCTCACCACGCCCACTCCCCACGTCCCCCGGATCACCATCGACCGGCTGGTCATCACCCGCGAGACCTGGCGCACCACCGTCGCCGACACCGGACTGGCCACCATCACCGACGAACGCGAACGCTACCTCGCCACCCGCACCTGGCGAGGACACCTCAACCTGCCCGACCAGGTCTTCGTCAAGATCGGCACCGAAGTGAAACCCTGCTACTTCGACCTCACCAGCCCCCACTACACCGGCCTCCTGTGCACCATGCTCCGCACCGCCGGAGAAGACGCATCCGTAACGGTCAGCGAAGCCCTGCCCACCCCCGACCAGGCCTGGGTCCCCGACCACAACGGCAACCGCTACTTCAGCGAACTCCGCCTGCAGATCACCGATCCCGCCACCGCGGACGGTGCGCGATGA